A DNA window from Mucilaginibacter xinganensis contains the following coding sequences:
- a CDS encoding ArsR/SmtB family transcription factor, with protein sequence MRRDIFQAIADPTRRAIITLIALQAMTPNAIAENFNTTRQAVSKHLRILTECELVKQEPRGREVYFSLEINKMKEVDKWLEQFRQIWETRFNQLDDVLATLKKQQK encoded by the coding sequence ATGAGACGAGATATTTTCCAGGCAATAGCGGACCCCACAAGGAGAGCTATTATCACCCTGATTGCATTGCAGGCAATGACACCTAATGCGATTGCCGAAAATTTCAACACCACCCGGCAGGCCGTATCCAAGCACCTGCGGATCCTTACCGAATGTGAATTGGTAAAGCAGGAACCCCGGGGCCGTGAAGTGTATTTTTCACTAGAAATTAATAAAATGAAAGAAGTAGATAAATGGCTGGAGCAATTCCGCCAAATTTGGGAAACCCGTTTCAACCAACTCGACGACGTATTAGCAACACTTAAAAAACAGCAGAAATGA
- a CDS encoding phosphorylase family protein produces the protein MIKILIVDDTTEKANILVDFLVEECHISKSAIAHKINVKEARKALYNTSYDLLILDLVLPVDSESEPLAEESIKFLNEIYYNSEIHIPVHIIGFSQYDDLIEIHADSFDDKLWHLIHFSYKNSSWKDKLRSKISYLVSVKNRFRETVEQQNKFDICILCALESPELIEVLDLPMNWKRFETDNSSFIFHEGKISTLYGNTYRVLACSINRMGMHASATVASMVIAKFEVDYLFMTGICAGVKERGLNLGDIIIAENAIDYGSGKMEEDEKANFIFKPEPHQLPTDQGLISKVQNFVNKKNEILKIQTCYRGVAPVNLLKAVVGPIASGSYVVASKTFMESIEDKNRKLLGVDMEAYGIYLASHFLNRTKVLLVKSVCDYGDQHKADGAQAYAAFTSARFVYSFVLNMF, from the coding sequence ATGATTAAAATATTAATTGTTGATGATACCACAGAGAAAGCTAATATTTTGGTCGATTTTCTTGTAGAGGAGTGTCATATTTCTAAATCAGCTATAGCTCATAAAATAAATGTCAAAGAAGCACGAAAAGCTTTATATAACACATCATATGACTTACTCATTTTAGATTTGGTGCTGCCAGTTGACTCTGAATCTGAGCCTTTAGCAGAGGAGAGTATAAAGTTTCTTAATGAAATTTATTACAATAGTGAAATTCATATACCTGTACATATTATTGGTTTTTCTCAATACGATGACCTAATTGAAATTCATGCTGACAGTTTTGATGATAAGCTGTGGCATTTAATTCATTTTAGTTATAAGAATTCAAGCTGGAAAGATAAATTGAGAAGTAAAATTTCTTATTTGGTTTCTGTAAAGAATCGGTTTAGGGAAACTGTTGAACAACAAAACAAATTTGATATTTGTATTCTGTGTGCTCTTGAAAGTCCAGAATTGATTGAAGTGTTAGATCTTCCAATGAACTGGAAAAGATTTGAAACTGATAACTCTTCTTTCATCTTTCACGAAGGCAAAATATCTACTTTATACGGAAACACATATAGAGTCTTAGCTTGTTCAATTAATCGCATGGGTATGCATGCTTCTGCAACAGTTGCTTCAATGGTAATAGCCAAATTTGAGGTCGATTATTTATTTATGACCGGAATATGTGCAGGTGTAAAAGAAAGAGGACTAAATTTGGGGGACATCATTATCGCAGAAAACGCTATTGACTATGGATCAGGAAAAATGGAAGAAGATGAAAAGGCTAATTTTATATTCAAACCCGAACCACATCAACTACCAACTGATCAAGGTCTTATTTCCAAGGTTCAAAATTTTGTTAACAAAAAGAATGAAATATTGAAGATTCAAACTTGTTATAGAGGAGTAGCCCCTGTCAATTTGTTGAAAGCTGTTGTGGGGCCTATAGCTTCTGGGTCATATGTAGTGGCGAGTAAAACTTTTATGGAATCAATAGAAGATAAAAATAGGAAATTGTTAGGTGTTGATATGGAAGCATATGGTATTTATTTAGCTTCCCATTTTTTAAATAGAACCAAAGTCCTACTTGTTAAATCAGTCTGTGACTATGGAGATCAACATAAAGCCGATGGTGCTCAGGCATATGCAGCCTTTACAAGTGCACGTTTTGTATACTCATTTGTATTAAACATGTTTTAG
- a CDS encoding cold-shock protein, with translation MQQGTVKFFNETKGFGFITPNNGGSEIFVHSSGLIDNIRENSVVSFDVEEGRKGPNAVNVQIA, from the coding sequence ATGCAACAAGGAACAGTAAAATTTTTTAATGAAACAAAAGGCTTCGGATTTATTACACCTAACAATGGTGGAAGCGAGATTTTTGTTCACTCCAGCGGCCTGATTGACAACATTCGCGAGAACAGTGTTGTTAGCTTTGATGTTGAAGAGGGCCGTAAGGGACCTAACGCAGTAAATGTACAAATAGCTTAA
- a CDS encoding phosphatase PAP2 family protein — protein sequence MKINKGIRGINALFVMQLFVMVAFAGNVFGQVKTEEQPKTPEQTKTTTQVKVQAAQVNNFVQRFDDKFLINLALKREDSETKTMLFLSNSLTYVAYSVPAALMVGGIVRHDGEMRQNALYVGSSTAITFGATMLMKAIFKRRRPFVQNLKIVAVYNAGSTSFPSGHTSTSFAVATALSRAYPKWYVIVPSYLWAGSVGYSRMYLGVHYPSDVFGGAVLGTTTSWLLKPAFK from the coding sequence ATGAAGATAAACAAGGGCATAAGGGGAATCAATGCGTTATTTGTTATGCAGCTATTTGTGATGGTGGCCTTTGCAGGGAACGTTTTCGGGCAGGTAAAAACAGAAGAGCAGCCCAAAACCCCCGAGCAAACCAAAACCACTACCCAGGTAAAGGTACAGGCCGCGCAGGTAAATAACTTTGTGCAGCGGTTTGATGATAAATTTTTGATCAACCTGGCTTTGAAGCGCGAGGACAGCGAAACAAAAACAATGCTGTTTTTATCAAATTCGCTCACTTATGTTGCCTACAGCGTACCCGCCGCGTTAATGGTTGGCGGGATAGTAAGGCACGATGGCGAGATGCGCCAGAACGCCTTGTATGTGGGCAGCAGCACAGCCATAACTTTCGGGGCTACCATGCTAATGAAAGCCATTTTTAAGCGCCGCCGCCCGTTTGTGCAGAATTTGAAGATCGTGGCGGTTTACAATGCGGGCAGCACCTCGTTCCCTTCAGGGCATACCTCCACCAGTTTTGCGGTGGCAACGGCGTTGTCAAGGGCGTACCCAAAATGGTATGTGATCGTTCCTTCGTATCTGTGGGCAGGGTCGGTGGGGTACTCGCGGATGTACCTTGGCGTGCATTACCCCAGCGACGTTTTTGGCGGGGCCGTACTGGGTACTACCACCTCGTGGTTATTAAAGCCGGCTTTTAAATAA
- a CDS encoding aspartate kinase, whose translation MLTVEKIGGTSMTALKDVIKNIILFNRSGQDLYNRIFVVSAFSGVTNLLLENKKTGEPGVYHNLANFRDFHKPLNELITKLKQINESYGELGLNIEEADQFIEKRVKEAQTYLENLANILTSGYVSNEGILQAAREILASIGESHSAFNFANILQNMGINSTLVDLSGFHDHHSYTIDQRIKRELQHIDFKNTICIVTGYAKGTEGIMREFDRGYSEVTFSKIAVAVAPEEAIIHKEYHLCTADPVLVGIENCSPVGNTNYDVADQLADVGMEAIHPKASKPLEINNINLRIKNTFDPEHPGTLITKDYICEHKRVEVITGTEKVMIIDIYDPSMVGTPGSDLEIMQMFFKYNVSYSFKATNANSISIVIWEKDFNKKLIHELEDNFEKVTSEKAAMVCLIGSNMDRPGLLAKSATALAENNINIKSAGFALRKVNIQFLIAREDFDTAIIALNKAMG comes from the coding sequence ATGTTAACAGTAGAGAAAATTGGCGGTACCTCCATGACCGCTTTAAAAGATGTAATAAAAAACATCATCCTTTTTAACCGCAGCGGCCAGGATTTATACAACCGTATTTTTGTTGTTTCGGCATTTTCAGGCGTGACTAACCTGCTGCTCGAAAATAAAAAAACAGGTGAACCAGGCGTTTATCATAACCTGGCAAATTTCAGGGACTTTCATAAACCTTTAAATGAATTAATAACCAAACTAAAGCAGATCAACGAAAGCTACGGGGAACTTGGTTTAAATATTGAAGAAGCCGACCAGTTTATTGAGAAGCGGGTAAAGGAAGCACAGACCTACCTGGAGAACCTTGCGAACATCCTTACATCAGGTTATGTGAGCAATGAAGGAATCTTACAGGCAGCGCGCGAAATACTGGCTTCTATAGGTGAAAGCCATTCGGCATTTAATTTTGCCAACATCCTGCAAAACATGGGTATTAATTCAACGCTGGTTGACCTGAGCGGGTTTCATGACCATCACTCTTACACCATTGACCAACGCATTAAGAGGGAGTTGCAACATATTGATTTTAAGAACACTATATGTATTGTAACAGGTTATGCCAAAGGCACCGAAGGCATCATGCGCGAGTTTGACCGCGGCTACTCTGAAGTTACTTTCAGTAAAATTGCAGTAGCTGTTGCGCCGGAAGAGGCGATCATCCACAAAGAGTATCACTTGTGTACAGCGGACCCGGTCTTGGTTGGTATTGAAAATTGTTCGCCGGTGGGTAATACCAATTATGATGTGGCCGATCAGCTGGCAGATGTGGGCATGGAAGCTATTCACCCAAAGGCATCCAAGCCACTGGAAATCAACAACATAAACTTGCGGATAAAAAACACCTTCGATCCTGAACATCCAGGTACCCTGATTACTAAGGACTACATCTGCGAGCATAAACGCGTTGAAGTTATTACCGGTACCGAAAAGGTAATGATCATCGATATTTACGACCCCTCAATGGTTGGAACACCCGGCAGCGATTTGGAAATTATGCAGATGTTCTTTAAATATAATGTGAGTTATAGCTTCAAGGCAACTAATGCCAACAGCATCTCTATAGTTATCTGGGAAAAGGACTTCAACAAAAAACTTATTCACGAACTGGAAGATAACTTTGAAAAAGTAACTTCAGAAAAGGCTGCTATGGTATGTTTAATTGGTTCAAATATGGACAGGCCAGGCCTGTTGGCAAAATCAGCAACCGCACTGGCCGAAAATAATATAAACATTAAGAGTGCCGGTTTTGCCTTACGCAAAGTAAATATCCAGTTTTTAATAGCGAGAGAAGATTTTGATACGGCCATTATTGCACTCAATAAGGCTATGGGGTAG
- a CDS encoding acetate uptake transporter encodes MIPTTPVAVKDGIANPAPLGLCAFGMTTVLLNLHNAGFFEINSMILVMGIFYGGLAQVIAGIIEAKKNNTFGLTAFTSYGFFWLSLVGLMVMPKLGWATKPSEGAMCAYLAMWGIFTLFLFFGTLKLNRALQIVFATLVVLFFLLAAEHGTGNEAIGKFAGYEGIICGASAIYAGMANVLNEVYGKTVLPLG; translated from the coding sequence ATGATCCCAACAACTCCTGTTGCGGTAAAGGATGGCATTGCCAACCCTGCTCCGCTTGGCCTGTGCGCCTTCGGCATGACCACTGTGCTGCTAAATCTTCATAACGCCGGCTTCTTCGAAATAAATTCAATGATCCTGGTCATGGGCATTTTTTATGGTGGACTGGCACAGGTAATTGCCGGGATCATCGAGGCAAAAAAGAACAACACCTTCGGGTTGACAGCCTTTACCTCTTACGGGTTCTTTTGGCTATCGCTGGTGGGATTGATGGTGATGCCCAAGCTGGGCTGGGCGACAAAACCTTCTGAAGGTGCCATGTGTGCCTACCTGGCCATGTGGGGCATATTTACCCTGTTCCTGTTTTTTGGTACACTTAAATTAAACCGCGCCCTGCAAATTGTATTTGCAACACTGGTGGTGTTATTCTTTCTGCTGGCTGCCGAACATGGTACCGGGAACGAGGCGATAGGGAAATTTGCCGGGTATGAAGGTATTATCTGCGGTGCTTCGGCAATTTATGCCGGTATGGCTAACGTTTTAAATGAAGTTTACGGCAAAACGGTATTACCTTTGGGATAA
- a CDS encoding AAA family ATPase, with translation MTITPTSERPPVIEQLRAESRGLPLRPAKRIKSNRRVRPTPDDCRRLFTIENGNRWLELARREPEAKMLLGELWHQNELCMLFADTNIGKSVLAVQIGEAIARGQDIAPFACQAPPARVLYIDFELSQAQFGLRYSNGDADHRFSENFFRAQYNFTADPPPNIDENDLLIAAIEYKVNQCKASVLIIDNITCLRGGTENSAVALALMKSLKALKTEHNLSILVLAHTPKRRNATQPISADDLHGSKLLINFADSAFAIGKSTLDPDLCYLKQVKQRNTRQRYGADNVCLCRIQKPGAFLHFAFEGHSPERLHLLTRTATDRRELAHKITALSAAGYSQRDIADRLNISLTTVNRLLHSSPSDAFEPMDSEQNETANDVMINASITNDLMTDTTITNDLMTNDIMINDPITNDKKVTGIAIKGPARIRDAAAIDQLLSPALLDHIKRTANRENTIPEKRDPLPARHCEERSNRY, from the coding sequence ATGACCATCACCCCCACTTCCGAACGGCCGCCCGTCATCGAACAGCTGCGCGCCGAAAGCCGCGGACTGCCCCTCCGCCCCGCTAAAAGAATAAAAAGTAACCGGCGCGTCCGCCCCACGCCCGACGACTGCCGCCGCCTGTTTACCATCGAGAACGGCAACCGCTGGCTGGAGCTGGCCCGGCGCGAACCCGAAGCAAAAATGCTGCTTGGCGAGCTCTGGCACCAGAACGAGCTGTGTATGCTATTCGCCGATACCAATATCGGCAAATCCGTACTGGCCGTGCAGATTGGCGAAGCAATTGCACGCGGTCAGGACATCGCCCCTTTTGCCTGCCAGGCACCGCCAGCCCGGGTGCTCTACATCGATTTCGAACTGAGCCAGGCCCAGTTTGGACTGCGGTACAGCAATGGAGACGCCGATCACCGGTTTTCGGAGAACTTTTTCCGTGCCCAGTACAATTTCACAGCCGACCCGCCGCCAAATATCGACGAAAACGACCTGCTGATTGCCGCCATTGAGTATAAAGTAAACCAATGTAAGGCGTCCGTGCTCATAATTGATAACATCACCTGCCTGCGCGGCGGCACCGAAAACTCGGCAGTGGCCCTTGCGCTCATGAAAAGCCTCAAGGCGTTAAAAACCGAACACAACCTGTCTATCCTCGTGCTGGCGCATACCCCCAAACGGCGCAACGCCACGCAACCCATCAGCGCCGACGACCTGCACGGCAGCAAGCTGCTCATCAACTTTGCCGACAGCGCCTTCGCCATCGGTAAAAGCACCCTCGACCCGGACCTCTGTTACCTGAAGCAGGTGAAGCAGCGCAACACCCGGCAGCGTTACGGCGCGGACAATGTATGCCTGTGCCGCATCCAAAAACCCGGCGCGTTTTTGCATTTCGCTTTCGAAGGTCACAGCCCCGAACGCCTGCACCTGCTTACCCGCACCGCCACAGACCGCCGCGAACTGGCCCATAAAATAACTGCCCTCTCCGCAGCAGGCTACAGCCAGCGCGACATTGCCGACCGGTTAAACATCAGCCTGACTACCGTAAACAGGCTCCTCCACAGCAGTCCTTCGGATGCCTTTGAACCTATGGACAGTGAACAAAATGAAACTGCAAATGACGTAATGATCAATGCCTCGATAACCAATGACTTAATGACTGATACCACAATAACCAATGACTTAATGACTAATGACATAATGATCAATGACCCGATAACTAATGACAAAAAAGTAACGGGCATTGCGATAAAAGGTCCCGCGCGGATCAGGGACGCAGCAGCAATTGATCAGCTGCTCTCCCCTGCGCTGCTGGATCACATCAAACGAACGGCGAACCGCGAAAACACTATCCCGGAAAAACGGGACCCCCTCCCCGCGCGTCATTGCGAGGAACGAAGCAACCGCTACTAA
- the gpmA gene encoding 2,3-diphosphoglycerate-dependent phosphoglycerate mutase, which yields MQKLVLLRHGESLWNKENRFTGWTDVDLSEEGFKQAKRAGELLKEQGYNFDIGFTSVLKRAIKTLHIVLEELDHLWIPVQKSWRLNERFYGALQGLNKDETIAKYGPELVQKWRRDPHELPPAITKNDDRYPGKDLRYKDLTERELPLTENLSETMDRVLPFWNEFIVPAMRKNQKVIVCAHGNSLRALIQYIDHLTDEEVTKLDLPTGVPLIYELDEGLNRIKHYYLV from the coding sequence ATGCAAAAACTGGTATTGTTGCGTCATGGCGAAAGCCTTTGGAATAAAGAAAACCGTTTTACCGGGTGGACCGATGTAGATTTGTCTGAAGAAGGTTTTAAACAGGCAAAAAGGGCAGGGGAGCTTTTAAAAGAACAGGGATATAACTTTGATATCGGCTTTACGTCTGTCTTAAAAAGGGCAATAAAAACATTGCATATTGTTTTGGAGGAGCTGGATCATTTATGGATCCCGGTACAAAAGTCATGGCGTTTAAATGAGCGTTTTTACGGGGCATTACAGGGGCTGAATAAAGATGAAACGATAGCTAAATATGGCCCTGAACTGGTGCAGAAGTGGCGCCGTGATCCGCATGAGCTGCCGCCGGCCATAACAAAAAACGATGACCGCTATCCCGGCAAGGATCTGCGGTATAAAGACCTTACGGAACGCGAATTGCCGCTTACTGAAAACCTGAGTGAAACGATGGATAGGGTGCTGCCATTTTGGAATGAATTTATTGTACCTGCCATGCGCAAAAATCAAAAGGTAATTGTGTGCGCGCATGGAAACAGCCTGCGCGCGCTGATCCAATACATTGACCATCTTACAGATGAAGAAGTTACAAAATTAGACCTGCCAACAGGCGTGCCATTGATTTATGAGCTTGATGAAGGGCTAAATCGGATAAAGCATTATTATTTGGTGTAA
- a CDS encoding bifunctional GNAT family N-acetyltransferase/carbon-nitrogen hydrolase family protein, translating to MKMEKEIKNEELKIELRTLTKDDYLGLKASMIEAYSEWEGASYWGETHITQLVNIFPEGQICILVNGAIAGCALSLIVDYDKFGDNHSYAQITGNYTFSTHDEDGDVLYGIDFFVHPEYRGMRIGRRLYDARKEICERHNLRAIIAGGRIPKYKDYADKLTPKAYLEKVKGKEIYDPTLSFQLANDFHVRKILKGYLPGDTQSLEYASLLEWNNIYYNEEAAHINSKKSIIRLGLVQWQMRPFESMESLCEQIEFFVDVISDYQSDFVLFPELFNAPLMTAYNHLSGAGAMREIANFTIPLRDKFIEYAISYNINIITGSMPYLDNGVLQNVGYLCRRDGSYEMYRKIHLTPAEQSAWGMVGGDQIATYDTDCGKIGILICYDVEFPELPRLLAEQGMQILFVPFMTDTQNGYTRVRSCAQARAIENECYVAIAGSVGNLPKVHNMDIQYAQSAVFTPSDFSFPTNGIKAEATPNTETTLIADVDVDLLKELHNFGAVRNLKDRRLDIYKIVNKSKK from the coding sequence ATGAAAATGGAAAAAGAAATTAAGAACGAAGAGCTTAAAATAGAACTACGAACCCTCACCAAGGACGATTATTTGGGCTTAAAAGCTTCAATGATAGAAGCCTATTCAGAATGGGAAGGCGCATCCTATTGGGGCGAAACACATATCACGCAACTTGTTAATATATTTCCTGAAGGCCAGATCTGTATTTTAGTTAACGGTGCAATTGCCGGCTGCGCCCTCTCGCTGATAGTTGATTATGACAAATTTGGTGACAACCATAGCTACGCGCAAATAACCGGTAACTATACCTTTTCAACACATGATGAAGACGGAGATGTGTTATACGGCATTGATTTTTTCGTACATCCCGAGTACCGGGGGATGCGTATAGGAAGAAGGTTATATGATGCGCGGAAGGAAATTTGTGAACGGCATAACTTGCGGGCGATAATTGCAGGGGGACGGATCCCTAAATACAAGGATTATGCGGATAAGCTTACGCCTAAAGCCTACCTGGAAAAGGTAAAAGGTAAGGAAATCTACGATCCTACGCTATCATTTCAATTAGCTAATGATTTTCACGTACGAAAGATCTTAAAAGGCTATTTGCCGGGAGATACGCAGTCGTTGGAATATGCGTCGTTGTTAGAGTGGAATAACATTTATTACAACGAGGAAGCGGCACATATCAACTCTAAAAAATCTATTATCCGGTTAGGGTTAGTACAATGGCAAATGCGGCCATTCGAGAGCATGGAGTCGTTGTGCGAACAAATCGAATTTTTTGTTGACGTGATCAGCGACTATCAAAGTGATTTTGTCTTATTTCCGGAACTGTTTAACGCGCCGTTGATGACAGCCTATAATCACTTAAGCGGAGCCGGGGCAATGCGCGAAATAGCCAATTTCACTATTCCGTTGCGTGACAAATTTATTGAGTATGCCATTAGTTATAACATTAATATTATAACGGGCAGTATGCCCTACCTGGACAACGGAGTGCTGCAAAATGTGGGGTATCTTTGCCGCAGGGACGGTTCATATGAAATGTACCGCAAAATTCACCTAACGCCGGCTGAACAAAGTGCATGGGGAATGGTTGGCGGAGATCAAATTGCTACTTATGACACGGATTGCGGTAAAATAGGCATATTGATTTGTTACGATGTGGAATTCCCGGAACTGCCCCGCCTTTTGGCAGAACAGGGTATGCAAATTCTGTTTGTACCTTTTATGACAGACACCCAAAACGGTTATACCCGGGTTAGGAGCTGCGCCCAGGCCAGGGCTATTGAAAACGAGTGTTATGTAGCTATAGCCGGCAGTGTAGGTAACTTACCTAAAGTCCATAACATGGATATACAATATGCGCAGTCTGCCGTTTTTACGCCTTCTGATTTTTCATTCCCCACTAATGGCATCAAAGCAGAAGCTACACCTAATACTGAAACAACACTGATTGCCGATGTTGATGTGGATTTATTAAAGGAGCTTCATAACTTCGGTGCAGTTAGAAACCTCAAAGACAGAAGACTGGATATTTATAAAATCGTTAATAAAAGCAAGAAATAG
- a CDS encoding response regulator transcription factor, whose product MKILIVEDNQKKLEKIKGYLEKEFPDVDLEQKTSYNSAAKEIALNYDQYNLILLDMSMQTYDISNDESGGEPEPLAGKNILKQIYLREIPTKVIVVTMYENFIDGTKIDQLHQELKEGFSENYCGFIFFSHTNLDWSLKLKQFIKELT is encoded by the coding sequence ATGAAAATCTTGATAGTAGAGGATAATCAAAAAAAGTTAGAAAAAATTAAAGGTTATTTGGAGAAAGAATTTCCAGATGTCGATCTGGAACAAAAAACGTCATATAACTCTGCCGCAAAAGAAATCGCATTAAATTACGATCAATATAATTTGATTTTATTGGATATGAGTATGCAAACTTATGATATCTCAAATGATGAATCAGGTGGTGAACCGGAACCATTAGCCGGTAAAAATATATTAAAACAAATTTATTTAAGAGAAATTCCAACAAAGGTAATCGTTGTAACAATGTATGAGAATTTTATTGATGGAACTAAAATTGACCAATTACATCAAGAGCTCAAAGAAGGATTTAGCGAAAACTATTGCGGATTTATATTCTTTTCTCATACCAATTTGGATTGGTCATTAAAACTTAAACAATTTATTAAAGAATTGACATGA
- a CDS encoding metallophosphoesterase: MAKRLPLIILLWFCTDLYFYKAIHTLTRAADYLWIYWVIDLLLMGGLAAVIFVRRGSQMQQTLITWVIGLMLLAFIPRLLAVPVLLIEDLSRLFRGFPPRELWVSELAFGVAAVMFLVVLFGITRGRHFYRLRRETIWFPDLPEAFDGFTITQITDVHSGSFTNAAGVQKGLDLVNDQQSDVILFTGDLVNNKASEMDQWIPAFAGLKAPTGKFSILGNHDYGDYIQWESAEAKHANLKRLKQVHSEIGFRLLLDEAVTLKKDDQSIELIGVENWGKGGFHKYGDLEKATASVPGDAFKVLMSHDPSHWEGVTLEHDQHIHLTLSGHTHGMQFGIDFLGFKWSPVQYVYKQWAGLYQNAGRYLYVNRGFGFLGLKGRIGMWPEVAVITLKRGSR, encoded by the coding sequence ATGGCTAAAAGACTTCCCTTAATTATTCTCCTCTGGTTTTGTACCGACCTTTATTTTTACAAGGCTATACACACATTAACCCGCGCTGCCGATTATTTATGGATCTATTGGGTAATCGATCTCTTGCTGATGGGCGGCCTGGCCGCGGTGATCTTTGTGCGGCGTGGTTCGCAAATGCAGCAAACGCTCATCACCTGGGTAATAGGGCTAATGCTATTGGCATTTATTCCCCGCTTATTGGCAGTTCCTGTTTTGCTCATTGAAGACCTTTCACGATTGTTTCGCGGTTTCCCGCCAAGGGAACTTTGGGTGAGTGAACTGGCATTTGGTGTTGCTGCTGTTATGTTCCTGGTGGTGCTGTTTGGCATTACGCGGGGGCGGCATTTTTACCGGTTGCGGCGCGAAACCATCTGGTTCCCGGATCTGCCGGAGGCCTTTGATGGCTTCACCATCACGCAGATCACTGACGTGCATTCCGGCAGCTTTACCAATGCAGCAGGCGTGCAAAAAGGGCTCGACCTGGTGAACGATCAGCAAAGTGACGTCATCTTATTTACCGGCGACCTGGTGAATAACAAGGCCTCGGAAATGGATCAGTGGATCCCGGCATTCGCAGGGCTAAAGGCGCCGACGGGCAAGTTTTCTATCCTGGGCAACCATGATTACGGGGATTATATCCAATGGGAAAGCGCGGAGGCCAAGCATGCAAATTTAAAGCGGTTAAAACAAGTTCATTCCGAGATCGGGTTCCGCTTGCTGCTTGACGAAGCGGTAACGCTGAAAAAAGACGATCAATCTATCGAATTGATCGGGGTGGAAAACTGGGGTAAAGGCGGCTTTCATAAGTATGGCGACCTGGAAAAAGCTACCGCCAGCGTGCCGGGTGACGCCTTCAAGGTACTTATGTCGCACGACCCTTCACACTGGGAAGGCGTAACGCTGGAACATGACCAGCACATCCACCTAACGCTGTCAGGGCATACCCATGGCATGCAGTTCGGCATTGATTTTTTAGGATTTAAGTGGAGCCCCGTCCAATATGTTTACAAGCAATGGGCCGGGCTTTACCAAAACGCAGGGCGGTACCTGTATGTTAACCGCGGATTTGGATTTTTAGGCTTGAAGGGCCGAATAGGTATGTGGCCCGAAGTTGCGGTGATCACTTTAAAACGGGGCAGCAGATAA
- a CDS encoding SRPBCC domain-containing protein — protein sequence MKDFKKYYKLTATPEEVYTALTNPLTIELWTGEPAEMTTEPGSEFSMWEGSIVGKNLEFEENKKIVQQWYFDGLPEQSLVTIKLHPDGKDTSVELRHTNIPDEEFDDMVDGWNSSYFGALAEFFEVEF from the coding sequence ATGAAAGACTTTAAAAAATACTACAAGCTTACTGCAACGCCCGAAGAGGTTTATACCGCGTTAACCAACCCGCTTACCATCGAACTGTGGACGGGCGAACCCGCCGAGATGACTACCGAGCCCGGCTCAGAGTTTTCAATGTGGGAAGGAAGCATTGTTGGCAAAAACCTGGAATTTGAAGAAAATAAAAAGATAGTTCAGCAGTGGTATTTTGACGGACTACCGGAGCAATCGCTGGTAACCATAAAGCTGCATCCCGACGGAAAAGATACCTCTGTTGAACTAAGGCATACCAATATTCCCGACGAAGAATTTGATGACATGGTGGATGGCTGGAACAGCAGCTATTTTGGTGCCCTGGCAGAGTTTTTTGAAGTAGAATTTTAA